One genomic segment of Nonomuraea sp. NBC_00507 includes these proteins:
- a CDS encoding helix-turn-helix domain-containing protein: MGNKRKPILDDGPIGQFAQRLRDRMDEVVPALTFRAMKQKAFCSHAVLAEACAGKKLPSWVVTEAFVRACGADDAEVKAWHEDWLQTQRSVGRLRRKLGQADVVVPTHTDTGLPVRDGRLRPVEVDLADPEACVPRPETIQTFDDLLYQLRVLRIAVGNPSLRDLSRHTRVPVSTLGNLFSGRRPSYEVFMQVVTTLVGPDGLGGERQVWREAWTRAEYNRIRPDLTRRRRVGNVFMLSEQQDAGPTAGIVAELPPGVAATLLASLPQHVAAGIISEMPPAKAQAVLTAMWQVHGTVEADSATARNGAQNGASQEQPPGRAIQARAAG; encoded by the coding sequence ATGGGAAACAAACGCAAGCCGATCCTCGATGACGGCCCCATCGGCCAGTTCGCCCAGCGGCTGCGGGACCGGATGGACGAGGTCGTCCCCGCGCTGACCTTCCGCGCCATGAAGCAGAAGGCGTTCTGCTCGCACGCGGTGCTGGCCGAGGCGTGCGCGGGCAAGAAGCTGCCGAGCTGGGTGGTGACCGAGGCGTTTGTCCGTGCGTGTGGCGCCGACGACGCCGAGGTGAAGGCCTGGCACGAAGACTGGCTGCAGACACAGCGGTCGGTTGGCCGGCTGCGGCGCAAGCTCGGGCAGGCCGATGTCGTGGTGCCCACGCACACCGACACCGGCCTGCCGGTCCGCGATGGCCGGTTGCGGCCGGTCGAGGTGGACCTGGCCGACCCGGAAGCGTGCGTGCCACGGCCGGAGACGATCCAGACCTTCGACGACCTGCTCTACCAGCTGCGGGTCCTGAGGATCGCGGTGGGCAATCCGAGCCTGCGTGATCTGTCCCGGCACACGAGGGTCCCGGTCAGCACGCTCGGCAACCTGTTCAGCGGCCGGCGTCCCAGCTACGAGGTGTTCATGCAAGTGGTGACCACCTTGGTCGGACCGGACGGTCTGGGAGGCGAACGCCAGGTCTGGCGGGAGGCATGGACGCGGGCTGAGTACAACCGGATACGCCCGGACTTGACCCGGCGCCGCCGGGTCGGCAATGTGTTCATGCTGTCGGAGCAGCAGGACGCGGGGCCGACCGCCGGCATCGTCGCCGAGTTGCCGCCTGGCGTGGCCGCGACCCTGCTCGCCAGCCTGCCCCAGCATGTCGCGGCCGGCATCATCAGCGAGATGCCGCCTGCCAAGGCGCAGGCGGTGCTCACGGCGATGTGGCAGGTGCACGGCACGGTTGAGGCAGACAGCGCCACCGCGAGGA